One genomic segment of Sander lucioperca isolate FBNREF2018 chromosome 10, SLUC_FBN_1.2, whole genome shotgun sequence includes these proteins:
- the mdc1 gene encoding mediator of DNA damage checkpoint protein 1 isoform X1, with translation MDATQMICDSILESDEEENEEENKNKRGPPLAKLCILKNEHIPETELPLFLGDNVLGRDPNTCTLPLPAPSISKQHATICVSVYRRRGCHSEVDVEALVWDLGSMNGTHKGRLKLTPNVRYALSERDSLVVADIPCQYVSCAVDTLPSQGDMRTPVSRNSGVKAPLPDASGEKGGDTITGSKKCVNGGTKTRVSSPDQEDTRKNPIRTSCLSFEQTPTQPQGTLVPESGSDSDGERGDRRRKALVSDSDSFKSSPTCSTFLSPPNKIVPESEDESPITPSSSTKNRPYRHVSFSKEETDLDVGRQQPMKKKALAVVDDSEEEEEREEERAALRGRKSEESGQHVPVKQESNVSLTGEDELPVSTPSIVTDVIPEFHMDSDTDIEGEEEGVASAGPVTMNTNQQADQPPDTAQLHMDSDTDVDEDDYASDQVPKSVPSFADHTNPPHVISVIRPEGITMDSDTDVDDDDAPVSDAATKAKPTSIQSTHTADSAPSTQLKDFHLDSDTDVDEEEEKKRGTNNTCSKIDEIPTRLDITPLGPESTPPAPHSLHPDSDTDDEAIPAPAISEPSMVSAVTESCTAADARADLGILSDSDTDVEDGSPLVIPVAVPTLSVGPGTTSEALQSESEADTDVNPDDLRVDSDTDVEDEKVDFGEACEGQIPSLPRENTPRFLVPLKQNCSTPIQVSEGEVEDMETQAFLSPSTSPFRRAVAPAIRPIPLSTVSDSQEDEEFVVAETQSFVLQTRDCQANPPKDHTMDPTQAFGLDSSEDEQDKQSSRRGSFQLGSSDSNHLQAQGQGQALAMESTQAFVSVVGGVNLEDTQEYGAISNADRTSMQNDSNLEATQAYGENEEPARCSVMSAKEGQLDLALEATQAYLLEPSTDSEDETDEDERKNTATAETQAFDFPTSSTLAMAETRPMSAFEEEESLDKVNPISSILEVKPTPQSGTDEREEHGEAAQPQKSHLSEAVSLAETQPVRISDDEESDDELIPGPRIRKAKPLQFGEEQTQTLPNSELSAVETQPMGTYDSEQSDEEDSSPGPRKRTARPQQIQEEETQPLTNSESSTVETQPLETKTGLQPQRGKGRQSEAGTSGTTIRGTRGTRARLREAEEQAESSEPPKRRTRGKNKALPTTRGRRGKARPDEEESEEEEEVVQAKGAGGKKSMREQKDNEDKEERLQTGRNKHTEKANLMKEEEERRKAKLERERKEKEEKERLQAKIAERLILEREKAEKDRIDSERKEQEENERLECEKAEREEKERKEKERIEKERKEQEEQERLQAIIAERLRLAQEGAEKDRIDGERKEQEEKKRADKAQKEKEEQLGRERKEKEEKESLEREKAKREEKERLKREKAEREEKERLEKEKAEREEKERLEREKKERIEKRKEQGEKESLQMAKREQEERLERERKEQEHQARLEREERERMEKEKQEKEQEENKPKTPARSRRAARTTAAPCTTEPEQDSTVSANDDVPARRTRSRSNSSNSVSSERSASSVNTQGSRGRGRGRGAKGTSGPPQAAVVRSSNRRRTVAAEATRVTSNEVSPQGVRSRSNSTNSLNSEISSCSVSSQGRGRGGRQRGRGRKTEAEPHSIPPVNSQSELNLAPKPTARGRKSRKEEESSNEVPHEDENEKADSQQASTTRGRRRANENSSEPAAADEQGPSNQEERCASEDSPLPKRNVRGQKAVKSETVEAPVAPAISDGDEAKDKRKGRKRELQANKEEDSSRSAKVLKGKEKAQTPEAAEEEANGETKDDIPVQAKRRGRASSAQAKKNAKDSPTEGQVKEEREKMEEETVERRGKGRPSMVQKKKKEEQRESGTSVERDPHVEASEPQTPTSSGSRKRQAPVDSSPVAKTPRSSSASPAASGRLRAASQDYKVLFTGVVDEVGERVLARLGGSMAKGVADMNCLVTDKVRRTVKFLCAVAKGVPIVTTHWLEKSGKAGSFLSPNDFVVKDLEQEKKFNFCLQESLRIASSQSLLQGYEIHVTKSVKPEPVHMKDIISCSGATFLPKLPSSHKPQTVVISCEEDWLLCSPALSASLPVVTAEFILTGILQQKVDLQTHTLSAPRNTLQPAGGRGRSRKKT, from the exons ATGGATGCTACTCAGATGATCTGTGACTCAATCTTGGAGTCAGATGAGGAAGAAAATGAAGAGGAGAATAAAAATAAGAGGGGACCACCATTGGCTAAACTGTGCATCTTAAAAAATGAGCACATCCCTGAGACAG AGTTACCACTCTTCCTGGGAGATAATGTGCTGGGCCGTGACCCCAACACCTGCACCCTGCCTTTGCCAGCACCCTCGATATCCAAACAGCACGCTACGATCTGCGTCTCTGTCTACAGGAGAAGAGGTTGTCACAGTGAAGTGGACGTAGAGGCTTTGGTTTGGGACCTAGGGAGCATGAATGGGACCCACAAGGGCCGCTTAAAGCTGACTCCTAATGTACGCTATGCCCTCAGTGAACGTGACAGTTTGGTGGTGGCAGACATCCCATGTCAGTATGTGAGCTGCGCTGTAGACACACTCCCTTCTCAAGGGGACATGAGGACTCCTGTAAGCAGAAATTCAGGGGTTAAGGCCCCGTTGCCAGATGCCTCAGGAGAAAAGGGAGGTGACACAATCACAGGCAGCAAGAAATGTGTCAACGGTGGTACAAAAACTAGGGTGTCTTCACCTGATCAGGAGGACACAAGGAAGAATCCTATCAGAACCAGTTGCCTGTCCTTTGAGCAAACTCCAACCCAGCCACAGGGGACCCTGGTCCCAGAATCTGGCTCAGACTCAGACGGAGAAAGAGGAGACAGGAGGCGCAAGGCTTTGG TGTCTGATTCTGACTCCTTTAAATCAAGTCCCACGTGTTCAACATTCCTGAGTCCCCCAAACAAAATTGTCCCTGAAAG TGAGGATGAAAGTCCCATCACACCGTCCtcctccactaaaaataggccTTACAGACATGTCAGCTTTAGCAAGGAGGAGACAGACTTAGATGTGGGGCGACAGCAGCCGATGAAAAAAAAGGCACTTGCGGTTGTGGATGAcagtgaagaggaggaagaaagggAAGAAGAAAGAGCAGCGCTCAGAGGGAGAAAGTCTGAGGAAAGTGGACAGCATGTGCCAGTGAAACAGGAAAGCAATGTCAGTCTTACAGGAGAAGATGAATTGCCTGTATCCACACCATCAATCGTCACAGATGTGATCCCTGAATTTCACATGGACAGTGACACTGATatagagggagaggaggaaggagtgGCCTCTGCGGGTCCTGTGACCATGAATACAAACCAACAAGCTGATCAGCCACCAGACACAGCCCAGCTTCACATGGACAGTGATACAGATGTCGATGAAGATGATTACGCCTCAGACCAAGTTCCCAAATCTGTGCCTTCCTTTGCTGACCACACCAACCCTCCTCATGTCATTTCAGTTATTCGGCCAGAGGGCATCACTATGGACAGTGACACTGATGTGGATGATGACGATGCTCCTGTGTCAGACGCTGCTACAAAAGCAAAACCCACGTCAattcagagcacacacacagctgactcTGCTCCTTCAACGCAGCTGAAAGATTTCCATTTAGACAGTGACACAGATGTTGAcgaggaagaagaaaagaaacgtGGAACAAATAATACATGCTCTAAAATAGATGAAATTCCCACTAGATTAGATATCACGCCACTTGGGCCTGAATCCACCCCTCCTGCGCCTCACAGCCTGCATCCAGACAGTGACACAGATGATGAAGCTATTCCTGCCCCTGCCATCAGTGAACCCTCGATGGTGTCTGCTGTCACAGAATCATGCACCGCTGCAGACGCAAGAGCTGATTTGGGTATTTTGTCTGACAGCGACACAGATGTGGAAGACGGCTCTCCTCTGGTCATACCTGTTGCTGTCCCAACCTTGTCAGTGGGTCCTGGTACCACATCAGAAGCTCTTCAGTCAGAGTCGGAAGCAGACACAGATGTTAATCCAGACGACCTCAGAGTGGACAGTGACACAGATGTGGAAGATGAGAAGGTGGATTTTGGAGAGGCCTGTGAGGGCCAGATTCCTAGCTTGCCCAGAGAAAATACACCTAGGTTTCTGGTTCCTCTTAAGCAGAACTGCTCCACTCCTATACAGGTGTCag AAGGAGAAGTGGAAGACATGGAGACTCAGGCTTTCCTGAGCCCCTCCACAAGTCCATTTAGAC GTGCGGTAGCCCCTGCTATAAGACCTATACCATTGTCTACTGTCTCAGACAGCCAGGAGGATGAGGAATTTGTCGTGGCTGAGACGCAGTCCTTCGTTCTTCAGACCAGAGACTGCCAGGCCAACCCTCCAAAGGACCACACCATGGACCCCACCCAAGCTTTCGGCCTTGACTCTTCTGAGGATGAACAAGACAAACAGTCCAGCAGAAGAGGGTCTTTCCAGCTGGGATCGTCTGACAGCAACCACCTGCAGGCTCAGGGTCAGGGCCAAGCTCTAGCAATGGAGAGCACCCAAGCTTTTGTCTCTGTAGTGGGGGGTGTGAATCTGGAAGATACCCAAGAATATGGAGCCATCTCAAATGCAGACAGAACCTCCATGCAGAATGATTCAAATCTGGAGGCTACGCAGGCCTATGGAGAGAATGAGGAACCTGCCCGATGTTCAGTCATGTCTGCTAAAGAAGGTCAGTTAGATTTGGCCCTAGAAGCAACACAGGCATATCTTTTAGAGCCCTCCACTGATTCAGAGGATGAAACCGATGaagatgaaagaaaaaacactgctACTGCTGAGACTCAGGCTTTCGACTTTCCTACTTCATCTACTCTCGCCATGGCTGAAACCCGACCAATGTCTGCctttgaggaggaggagagtttgGATAAAGTAAATCCTATTTCCTCTATACTAGAAGTTAAGCCCACACCACAGAGTGGAACAGATGAGAGGGAAGAACATGGGGAGGCAGCTCAACCTCAGAAGAGCCACCTCAGTGAAGCTGTGTCTCTAGCTGAAACTCAGCCAGTGCGTATAAGTGACGATGAAGAAAGTGATGATGAGTTGATTCCAGGTCCACGAATAAGAAAAGCAAAGCCATTGCAGTTTGGAGAGgagcagacacaaacactccCAAACTCTGAGCTCTCTGCTGTTGAAACTCAGCCCATGGGTACATACGACAGTGAGCAAAGCGATGAAGAAGACTCAAGTCCAGGTCCTAGAAAAAGAACAGCAAGGCCACAGCAAATTCAAGAAGAGGAGACACAACCGCTCACTAATTCTGAGTCCTCCACTGTTGAAACTCAGCCCTTGGAAACAAAAACGGGTCTGCAGCCTCAGAGGGGAAAGGGGAGACAATCTGAAGCTGGAACCAGTGGCACCACTATTAGAGGTACACGAGGGACGAGGGCAAGATTAAGAGAAGCAGAGGAGCAGGCAGAGAGTTCTGAACCTCCCAAGAGACGGACAAGAGGGAAGAATAAAGCTTTGCCAACTaccagaggaaggagaggaaaagCAAGGCCtgatgaggaggagagtgaggaagaggaggaggtagTGCAGGCTAAAGGAGCTGGAGGAAAAAAATCCATGAGGGAACAGAAAGATAATGAGGATAAGGAAGAAAGGCTTCAAACGGGGAGAAACAAGCACACTGAAAAAGCCAACCTAatgaaggaagaagaagaaaggaggaAAGCCAAATtagaaagggaaagaaaagagaaggaagaaaaagaaagattgCAGGCTAAAATTGCAGAAAGGTTAATACTTGAGCGGGAGAAAGCAGAAAAAGATAGaatagacagtgaaagaaagGAACAAGAAGAAAATGAGAGATTAGAGTGtgaaaaggcagagagagaagagaaggagaggaaagagaaagagaggatagaaaaggaaagaaaggaacAAGAAGAGCAAGAAAGATTGCAGGCTATAATTGCAGAAAGGTTAAGACTTGCACAGGAGGGAGCAGAAAAAGATAGAATAGACGGGGAACGAAAGGaacaagaagaaaagaaaagagctgATAAGGcacaaaaggaaaaagaagaacAATTGGGCAGGGAAAGAAAGgagaaggaagaaaaagagagctTAGAGCGTGAAAAggcaaaaagagaagaaaaggagagatTAAAACGtgaaaaggcagagagagaagaaaaggagagatTGGAGAAggaaaaggcagagagagaagagaaggagagattggagagggagaagaaagagaggatagaaaaaagaaaggaacaaggagaaaaagaaagctTGCAAATGGCAAAGAGGGAACAAGAAGAGAGACttgagagggagaggaaggaacAAGAACACCAGGCGAGACTGGAGAGGGAAGAACGAGAAAGaatggagaaagaaaaacaagaaaaagagcAAGAAGAAAACAAGCCCAAAACACCCGCAAGAAGTCGAAGAGCAGCCAGAACAACTGCTGCCCCGTGTACAACCGAGCCGGAACAAGACTCAACCGTATCAGCCAATGATGATGTCCCAGCGAGGAGAACCAGATCTCGCTCTAACTCATCCAACTCTGTCAGCTCAGAGAGGTCTGCTTCAAGTGTGAACACCCAGGGGAGCAGGGGGAGAGGCCGAGGCCGAGGAGCAAAGGGGACCAGTGGGCCACCCCAGGCAGCCGTCGTCAGAAGCAGCAATAGAAGGAGGACGGTGGCTGCAGAGGCAACACGAGTAACAAGTAATGAGGTTTCTCCTCAGGGAGTCCGTTCTAGGTCCAACTCCACCAACTCCCTCAACTCAGAGATTTCCAGCTGCAGCGTGAGCTCTcagggcagaggaagaggaggcaggCAGCGTGGAAGAGGGAGGAAAACAGAAGCAGAGCCACACTCCATCCCTCCTGTCAATAGTCAGAGTGAACTGAATTTGGCTCCCAAACCTACAGCCAGAGGCAGGAAGAGCAGGAAAGAAGAGGAATCCTCTAATGAGGTTCCCCATGAGGATGAAAATGAGAAGGCAGACTCTCAGCAGGCTAGTACCACAAGAGGGCGACGGCGAGCCAATGAAAATAGCTCTGAACCTGCTGCTGCAGATGAGCAAGGCCCTTCTAATCAGGAGGAGAGATGTGCCAGTGAAGATTCACCTCTGCCTAAAAGGAATGTCAGAGGCCAAAAAGCGGTCAAGAGCGAGACTGTGGAGGCACCAGTAGCTCCTGCAATCAGTGATGGAGATGAGgctaaagacaaaagaaaaggaagaaaaagagagttGCAGGCAAATAAAGAAGAGGATTCCAGCCGTAGCGCCAAAGTGTTGAAAGGGAAGGAGAAAGCCCAAACACCAGAGGCAGCAGAGGAAGAAGCAAATGGTGAAACAAAAGATGACATTCCAGTCCAAGCTAAAAGAAGAGGTAGAGCATCCAGCGCTCAAGCAAAGAAGAACGCAAAAGATTCTCCCACTGAAGGGCAGGTGAAAGAAGAGCGTGAGAAAATGGAGGAGGAGACTGTTGAGAGGAGAGGCAAAGGTCGGCCATCAATGGtccagaaaaagaagaaagaggagcagagagaaagTGGAACATCTGTTGAACGGGATCCACATGTGGAGGCATCAGAG CCCCAGACTCCAACCAGCAGTGGATCCCGGAAGCGACAGGCTCCTGTGGACTCCTCACCTGTGGCAAAGACCCCTCGCTCCTCCTCTGCGTCCCCGGCAGCTAGTGGTCGATTACGAGCTGCCAGCCAGGACTACAAG GTGCTGTTCACCGGCGTGGTGGATGAAGTAGGGGAGAGAGTGTTGGCTCGGTTGGGAGGCAGCATGGCTAAAGGTGTGGCAGACATGAACTGTCTGGTGACTGATAAGGTGCGCAGGACTGTCAAGTTCCTGTGTGCCGTGGCTAAAGGAGTTCCCATTGTCACCACACACTGGCTGGAAAAG AGTGGTAAGGCTGGGAGCTTCCTGTCTCCTAATGATTTCGTTGTGAAGGACctggagcaggaaaagaagTTCAATTTCTGCCTGCAGGAGTCTCTGAGGATTGCCAGCAGTCAGTCTCTCTTACAG GGGTATGAGATCCATGTTACAAAGTCTGTGAAACCAGAGCCAGTTCATATGAAAGACATCATCTCTTGCAGTGGAGCTACCTTTCTTCCTAAGTTGCCCTCTTCTCACAAG CCTCAGACTGTAGTTATTTCCTGCGAGGAGGACTGGCTGCTGTGTAGCCCGGCTCTCTCTGCATCTCTCCCAGTCGTCACGGCTGAGTTTATTCTCACAGGGATCCTTCAGCAGAAAGTTGACCTTCAGACCCACACACTCTCTGCCCCTAGAAATACTCTACAGCCTGCAGGAGGCAGGGGGAGGAGCAGAAAGAAGACTTAG